From the Corticium candelabrum chromosome 2, ooCorCand1.1, whole genome shotgun sequence genome, one window contains:
- the LOC134176209 gene encoding serine/threonine-protein phosphatase 5-like translates to GISREIMASGESVSEEAVREAEETKERANTYFKAGDYENAVQYYTRAIDLNPNVASYYGNRSIANLRIECYGYALNDATRAIELDGMYLKGYYRRAASNMALGKLKLSLKDFETVVKARPRDKDAREKYLQCQKIVKQQAFERAIAVETGPQKSVSETINVDSIEVEGSYDGPRLEENITAEFMTDLLAFFKDQKRLHRKYAYKILLAVEECFRSMSTLEEIEVPDGSKFNVCGDIHGQFYDLLNIFELNGRPSPENPYLFNGDFVDRGSFSVEVILTLFGYKMLYPEHFFMSRGNHESVNMNEMYGFFGEVKSKYNAQMANLFTEIYNWLPLCHLINRRVLVMHGGLFSRDDVTIDDIRQVDRHREPPDEGIMCELLWSDPQPQPGRSSSKRGVGVQFGPDVTENFCRRNNLDYVIRSHEVKQDGYEVAHNGKCITVFSAPNYCDQMGNKGAFITMTSDLKPQFTTYDAVPHPDVKPMAYAGSLMSLLGLL, encoded by the exons cCGGAGACTACGAGAATGCTGTACAATATTACACAAGAGCTATTGACTTGAATCCAAATGTTGCTTCGTATTACGGAAATCGTAGCATTGCCAATCTTCGTATCGAGTGCTATGGATATGCGTTGAATGATGCAACAAGAGCAATCGAACTCGACGGAATGTACTTGAAGGGATACTATAGACGAGCAGCTTCTAACATGGCACTGGGAAAGCTGAAACTTAGCCTCAAAGACTTTGAGACA GTTGTCAAAGCTAGACCAAGAGACAAGGATGCTAGAGAGAAATATCTTCAATGCCAAAAGATAGTCAAGCAGCAGGCATTCGAAAGAGCAATAGCAGTTGAAACTGGACCCCAGAAATCTGTGTCTGAAACTATCAATGTCGACAGCATTG aGGTGGAAGGTTCGTATGATGGTCCACGGTTAGAAGAGAATATTACCGCAGAATTCATGACTGATCTTCTAGCCTTTTTCAAAGATCAGAAACGTTTACACAGAAAGTATGCATATAAG ATCTTATTGGCTGTCGAAGAGTGTTTTCGATCGATGTCAACTCTGGAAGAGATAGAAGTACCAGAC GGCTCAAAGTTTAACGTGTGTGGTGACATACATGGTCAGTTCTATGATCTCCTCAATATCTTTGAACTCAATGGTAGGCCATCGCCTGAAAATCCTTAC CTGTTTAATGGAGATTTTGTGGATCGAGGCTCATTTTCAGTTGAAGTTATTCTTACTCTGTTTGGATACAAAATGCTGTATCCAGAGCACTTTTTTATGTCACGAG GCAATCATGAAAGTGTAAATATGAATGAAATGTATGGCTTCTTTGGGGAAGTGAAATCAAA GTATAATGCGCAAATGGCTAATCTTTTTACTGAAATTTACAACTGGTTGCCTTTGTGCCACTTGATTAATCGAAGAGTTTTG GTAATGCATGGTGGACTATTTAGTCGAGATGATGTTACTATAGATGATATTCGtcaagtagacagacacagggaACCACCTGATGAAG GGATTATGTGTGAACTCCTTTGGTCTGATCCACAACCACAG CCGGGACGTTCATCAAGTAAACGTGGAGTTGGAGTCCAATTCGGCCCTGATGTTACAGAAAATTTCTGTCGTAGGAATAATCTTG ATTACGTTATTCGAAGCCACGAGGTAAAGCAAGATGGATACGAAGTAGCTCACAATGGAAAGTGCATTACAGTATTTTCTGCACCAAACTACTG CGACCAGATGGGTAACAAGGGCGCATTTATTACGATGACATCAGACTTGAAGCCGCAGTTTACGACATATGATGCAGTG CCTCATCCTGATGTGAAACCTATGGCCTATGCTGGTTCACTTATGAGTCTCTTGGGCTTGCTTTGA
- the LOC134198065 gene encoding zinc finger protein OZF-like, translating into MKPKLKKKPHISEKCGKKFSSASPLHVNNMTHPGEKSHFYRQCGKKLSSLSKLKLNTGFIHPHECNECGKTFTRPAGLKFHMTIHTGLKPYECNECEKKFAQPGGLKRHMRIHTGEKPYECSECGKKFTQSSGLRVHVRIHTGEMPYECKECGKKFTGSGDLRIHIRTHTGEKPYECCECGKNFTKSSHLKLHVIRMHTGQKMYDCSECGKKFTQSRGLKVHMRLHTGENPFECKKCEMKYSQASSLRVHMRTHNRRKFYRCKEFGEKFSTSSRLNIPLKSHRQEKKYHCKHCGEEFHFAAELTMHQKAHTREDAIAQDHINLILSSSKPQTNSNSTHLSAQTSAMFSDRSLVTFLSIPANGVCSSSVVFSMFHHPNIAVTYGVTVSTGSDMLVMEKVVTSLSDVLDDSVVNEEMNVHERVDISYGIVCAVDYLHHQVGIIHGYISSTTVFITSRLTAKLLDPGASCLMNDKISERAESYDDDLHQLICLLIKLYESFSQFSFVRRRLDDMISPDEINKSREKIVSTRELLELIDELKHNDEYSCSSRRRELSIVN; encoded by the exons ATGAAACCTAAATTGAAAAAGAAGCCACACATCAGTGAGAAGTGTGGGAAGAAATTTTCGTCTGCTTCACCTTTACATGTGAACAATATGACTCATCCTGGAGAGAAATCACATTTCTACAGACAGTGTGGAAAGAAACTTTCCAGTTTGTCAAAACTCAAATTAAACACTGGATTCATACACCCACACGAATGCAATGAGTGTGGGAAGACGTTTACTCGACCTGCTGGTCTAAAATTTCATATGACAATACACACAGGATTAAAGCCATATGAATGCAATGAGTGTGAGAAGAAGTTTGCTCAACCTGGTGGTCTCAAACGTCATATGAGAATACACACAGGAGAAAAGccatatgaatgcagtgagtgtggaaagaagtttACTCAATCTAGTGGCCTAAGAGTTCATGTGAGAATACACACAGGAGAAATGCCATATGAATGCAAGGAATGTGGGAAGAAGTTTACTGGATCTGGTGATCTAAGAATTCATATCAGAACGCACACAGGAGAAAAGCCATATGAATGCTGTGAGTGTGGGAAGAATTTTACAAAATCTAGCCATCTAAAACTTCATGTTATCAGAATGCATACAGGACAAAAGATGTATGActgcagtgagtgtggaaagaaattTACTCAATCCCGTGGTCTGAAAGTTCATATGAGACTGCACACAGGAGAAAATCCATTTGAATGCAAGAAGTGTGAAATGAAGTATTCTCAAGCTAGCTCTTTGAGAGTTCATATGAGAACTCACAATAGACGAAAGTTCTATAGGTGTAAAGAATTTGGAGAAAAGTTTTCTACTAGTTCACGTCTAAATATTCCTTTAAAATCTCACCGACAAGAAAAGAAATATCATTGCAAACATTGTGGAGAAGAATTTCACTTTGCCGCAGAACTTACAATGCACCAGAAAGCTCACACTCGAGAAGACGCGATTGCACAAGACCATATAAATTTGATATTATCCTCAAGCAAGCCTCAAACCAACTCTAATAGTACTCATTTATCTGCTCAAACTTCTGCAA TGTTTAGCGATAGAAGCTTAGTCACATTTCTATCCATTCCTGCCAACGGTGTTTGCAgttcatctgttgtcttctctATGTTCCACCATCCCAATATAGCTGTGACATATGGTGTGACTGTGTCTACAGGTAGTGACATGTTGGTAATGGAGAAAGTTGTAACGTCTTTGTCTGATGTGCTTGATGATTCAGTCGTGAATGAAGAGATGAATGTACACGAACGAGTTGATATTTCTTATGgcattgtttgtgcagttgACTATTTGCATCATCAAGTGGGAATCATTCACGGCTACATCAGCTCTACCACTGTATTTATCACATCTCGACTGACCGCCAAACTGTTAGATCCAGGGGCATCTTGTCTCATGAATGATAAGATAAGTGAACGTGCTGAGTCATATGATGATGATCTGCATCAACTAATCTGTCTCCTCATCAAGTTATACGAATCATTTTCACAATTTTCATTTGTTCGTCGTCGTTTAGACGACATGATTAGTCCTGATGAGATTAATAAGTCAAGGGAAAAAATTGTGTCTACGAGGGAACTGCTTGAGTTAATTGATGAATTAAAACACAATGATGAATACAGTTGCAGCTCCCGCAGACGCGAACTATCAATAGTTAATTGA
- the LOC134176170 gene encoding uncharacterized protein LOC134176170, producing the protein MNDLLLLLWTQWNVHMPRLSWLPCNRMGEIEGRLVVGVYDGKLYVLIYKRDKWETFVRKHCHIRNVCHQGVCLVCVDDEDRHQLVIEQFYLNKDDKWRFLTVLPNELQLLVYLLLFMTTHVLYVVGGRTESMETVNTVRVCDLHSGHWSKMDDMQTKRLSCFSVVIDNTVFVGGGLTGGFCSSNIVESAGVGVRKWRTISCTTT; encoded by the coding sequence ATGAATGacctgttgttgctgttgtggaCACAGTGGAATGTACACATGCCTCGTCTAAGTTGGTTGCCATGTAATAGAATGGGAGAGATTGAAGGCAGACTAGTGGTAGGAGTATATGATGGTAAGCTGTATGTTCTCATTTACAAACGTGATAAGTGGGAAACGTTTGTCAGAAAGCATTGTCACATCAGGAATGTGtgtcatcaaggtgtgtgtttggtgtgtgttgaTGATGAAGATAGACATCAGCttgtgattgaacaattttatttgaataAAGACGACAAATGGCGTTTCCTCACAGTTCTACCAAATGAACTGCAGTTATTGgtgtatctgttgctcttcatgacaactcacGTACTGTATGTGGTTGGTGGTAGGACTGAGTCAATGGAGACAGTAAACACTGTACGCGTGTGTGACCTTCACAGCGGTCATTGGTCTaagatggatgacatgcaaacaaagcGTTTGAGctgtttttctgttgttatagacaacacagtgtttgtaggAGGAGGATTGACTGGTGGATTTTGCTCTAGTAATATTGTTGAAAGTGCAGGTGTTGGTGTTAGGAAATGGAGAACAATCTCCTGTACAACCACGTAG